Proteins from a genomic interval of Gavia stellata isolate bGavSte3 chromosome 13, bGavSte3.hap2, whole genome shotgun sequence:
- the DMXL2 gene encoding dmX-like protein 2 isoform X7 gives MHLHQVLTGAVNPGDNCYSVGSVEDIPFTAYGSGCDIVILANDFECVQIIPGAKHGNIQVSCVECSQRQGRIAASYGNAVCIFEPLGINSHKRNCQLKCQWLKTGQFFLSSMTYNLAWDPQGNRLLTATDFLQLWAPPSSDILEEDEDDDPDNQIKDDKVVPVLNDWKCVWQCRTAVSVHLMAWSPDGEYFATAGKDDCLLKVWYPMTGWKSSLLPQENEEKKKCYGVVHFSFVYLAHPRAVTGFSWRNISKYMPRGLVCNVLLTSCLDGICRLWAETLLPEDTLLGEQICETSTSSISSTISQSGKQKDKIQHALETIHHLKNMRKGQRRSSVLVTHTDVLPDQQGTHEVQRHISHHANALCHFHIAASINPTTDIPSVLAGTAFNIDEGNGGFVVHWLNNKEFNFTSSIEVFMQHLRKISEQQLEQDFDVEVEEEEEMEEKERGLHMKLDHDLSIDRESETGTGTGSSEHEDGEREGSPKTSLLAGPCMPLPTVLLDRKIELLLTEWNRNPDMLFTIHPIDGTFLVWHVKYLDEYTPGIFRQVQVSFSSRIPVAFPSGDASSLSKNIMMYACPVFVKDNSNAVHQKTMDFPDKTLANKRPSFAQDSANVNIISPIVMMISKHIDGSLNQWAVTFADKSAFTTVLTVSHKFRYCGHRFHLNDLACHSVLPLLLTSSHHNALLTPESDSSWDSDRINRRMDPIKHVKGSSRQQLKNAATRTFHDPNAIYSELILWRVDPIGPLSYTGGVSELARINSLHTSAFSNVAWLPTLIPSYCLGTYCNSASACFVASDGKNLRLYQAVVDARKLLDELSDPESSKLIGEVFNIVSQQSTARPGCIIELDAITNKCGSNTQLLHVFQEDFILGYKPHKEDVEEKETEIFFQPSQGYRPPPFSEKFYLVVIEKDSNGCSVLQMWHLHLKSVQACLGLSTCHFAWAFHSEAEEELINMIPAIQKGDPQWSELRAMGIGWWVRNINTLRRCIEKVAKASFQRNNDALDAALFYLAMKKKAVVWGLFRSQHDEKMTAFFSHNFREDRWRKAALKNAFALLGKQRFEQSAAFFLLAGSLKDAIEVCLEKMEDIQLAMVIARLYESEFETSVTYTSILYEKILGCSKDGAGFSCTKLHSDPFLRSIAYWIMKDYTRALDTLLEQTPKDDDENPVIVKSCNPVVFSFYNYLRTHPLLIRRYFSSPEGTLATLGLKTEKSFVDKINLIERKLFFTTANAHFKVGCPVLALEVLSKIPKVRKKSTVAAEKDSSSPPIQAGVSDSKALRDGAGSGDTDWSKPISTSFALENTVESSAQFDWSQPAVKFDDEPLTLDWGEDKNGSDEEDKDVGIMMKNSKSDSKNEEDDERTSDTNIPQTPHGEICDAGDTEVDVIAEQLKFRACLKILMTELRTLATGYEVDGGKLRFQLYNWLEKEIAAMHEICNHDAGGKDYCKTYTKVNGDLLDHDDIMDKPDICSYERHQIERRRLQAKREHAERRKWWLQKNQALLRVFLSYCSLHGAQGGGLASVRMELKFLLQESQQETTVKQLQSPLPLPTTLPLLSASIASTKTVIANPVLYLNNHIHDILYTIVQMKSPPHPNIEDVKVYTLHSLAASLSASIYQALCDSHSYSQTEANQFTGMVYQGLLLSDRRRLRTESIEEHATPNSSPAQWPGVSSLINLLSSAQDEDQPKLNILLCEAVVAVYLSLLIHALATNSCNELFRLAAHPLNSRMWAAVFGGGVKLLVKPRRQSENIPAPPLPSEEMDKHRRRFNMRMLVPGRPVKDSTVPPPVPAERPSYKEKFIPPELSMWDYFMAKPFLPLSDSGVIYDSDESIHSDEEEDDAFLSDVQIQEHKDANSYSWALLHLTMVKLVLHNVKNFFPIAGLEFTDLPVTSPLGIAVIKNLEHWEQILQDRMDQFEGPPPNYINTYPSDLGVGTGPAILRNKAMIEPENTPFKSKDYSALPAKRLWHFLVKQELLQETFIRYIFTKKRKQSEVEADLGYPGGKAKIIHKESDMIMAFAINKANSNEIVLASTHDVQELDISALLAAQSFIWIGEEYDRESKSSDDIDFCGSTTTLTQSTAPSFGMNQIQPSSSMPWLGSGQTSTGAGVLIKRNLNNVKRMASHPVHQYYLTGAQDGSVRMFEWTRPQQLVCFQQAGNARVTRMYFNSQGNKCGVADGEGFLSIWQVNQTTSNPKPYLSWQCHSKTTSDFAFITSSSLVATSGQSNDNRNVCLWDTLVSSGNSLIHAFTCHDHGATVLQYAPKHQLLISGGRKGCICIFDIRQRQILYNFQAHESAVKALALDPSEDYFVTGSAEGNMKVWRLTGYNLIHSFKNEHAKQSIFRNIGAGVTQIETVQGNRIFSCGADGTLKMRVLPNAFNVPSGIFDIL, from the exons agaaaagaaaaagtgctaTGGGGTTGTCCACTTCTCATTTGTTTATTTGGCACATCCTCGAGCAGTGACAGGATTTTCATGGCGTAACATTAGCAAGTACATGCCCAG GGGTTTGGTCTGTAATGTGTTACTCACATCATGTCTTGATGGCATCTGTCGGCTGTGGGCAGAGACGTTGTTACCAGAAGATACTCTTCTCGGTGAGCAGATCTGTGAAACTAGCACTTCCAGCATTAGCAGCACCATCTCTCAATCTGGAAAGCAAAAGGACAAAATACAGCATGCACTAGAG ACAATCCACCATttgaaaaatatgagaaaaggACAAAGGAGATCTTCAGTTCTTGTTACCCACACAGATGTATTGCCAGATCAACAGGGTACTCATGAAGTTCAGCGTCACATTTCACATCACGCAAATGCACTTTGTCACTTCCATATAGCAGCCAGCATCAACCCTACTACAG ATATTCCGTCAGTCTTGGCCGGAACAGCTTTTAATATAGATGAAGGAAATGGAGGCTTCGTTGTTCACTGGTTGAATAacaaagaatttaatttcacaTCCTCTATTGAAGTATTTATGCAGCATctaagaaaaatttctgaacAACAACTAGAACAAGATTTTGATGTTGAGgttgaagaggaagaagaaatggaagaaaaagagagaggttTACACATGAAATTAGATCATG aCTTGTCTATAGATAGAGAATCAGAGACAGGGACTGGTACAGGCTCTTCAGAACatgaagatggagaaagagaggggagCCCCAAAACATCTCTACTAGCAGGCCCATGCATGCCTCTTCCAACAGTTTTGTTAGATCGGAAAATTGAGTTGCTTCTAACTGAATGGAACAGAAATCCAGATATGCTTTTTACTATCCATCCTATCGATGGTACCTTTTTGGTGTGGCATGTGAAATATTTAGATGAATACACTCCAGGCATCTTTCGACAAGTTCAG gtTTCGTTTTCTTCTAGGATTCCTGTTGCATTTCCTTCAGGAGATGCTAGTTCCCTTAGCAAAAATATTATGATGTATGCTTGCCCTGTCTTTGTAAAAGATAACAGTAATGCTGTACATCAGAAGACAATGGACTTTCCAGATAAGACTCTAGCAAATAAACGACCAAGCTTTGCCCAGGACAGTGCAAATGTGAATATAATTTCCCCCATAGTAATGATGATTTCCAAACATATAGATGGCTCTCTAAATCAGTGGGCAGTTACTTTTGCTGATAAATCAGCTTTCACTACTGTGCTAACTGTATCACATAAATTTAGGTACTGTGGTCACCGTTTTCATCTCAATGATCTAGCTTGCCATTCTGTTTTACCATTACTGCTAACATCTTCTCATCATAATGCTCTATTAACTCCTGAATCAGACAGttcctgggactctgacaggATAAACAGAAGAATGGATCCTATTAAACATGTGAAAGGTTCTTCTAGACAGCAACTTAAAAATGCAGCAACCCGTACATTCCATGACCCAAATGCAATCTATAGTGAGCTCATTCTGTGGCGTGTAGACCCTATAGGACCTTTGTCATACACTGGAGGAGTATCTGAACTGGCTCGAATTAACTCTCTTCATACCTCTGCTTTCTCTAATGTGGCCTGGCTTCCAACACTTATTCCCAGCTATTGCCTTG GTACATACTGCAACTCTGCTAGTGCTTGCTTTGTTGCATCTGATGGCAAAAACCTGAGACTTTATCAAGCTGTTGTAGATGCACGAAAACTTCTAGATGAATTATCAGACCCTGAATCATCG AAACTTATTGGGGAAGTGTTTAACATTGTGAGCCAACAATCTACTGCTCGACCAGGATGCATTATTGAACTCGATGCAATAACTAACAAA TGTGGCTCAAACACACAATTGCTTCATGTTTTTCAAGAAGACTTCATTTTGGGTTACAAACCACATAAGGAAGAtgtggaagagaaggaaactgaGATATTTTTCCAGCCATCACAAG GGTATCGTCCACCACCTTTCTCAGAAAAGTTCTATCTAGTAGTAATTGAAAAAGATAGTAATGGCTGCTCTGTTCTTCAGATGTGGCATCTTCATCTCAAATCTGTGCAAGCCTGTTTGG GCCTATCTACTTGCCATTTTGCATGGGCTTTTCATTCTGAGGCTGAGGAGGAGTTGATCAATATGATTCCTGCTATCCAGAAAGGAGACCCACAGTGGTCTGAATTAAGAGCCATGGGTATTGGTTGGTGGGTCAGGAATATCAACACACTCCGAAGGTGCATTGAGAAG GTTGCAAAAGCTTCATTCCAGAGGAATAATGATGCCTTAGATGCTGCACTTTTTTACCTTGCCatgaagaaaaaggcagtggTGTGGGGTCTGTTTAG GTCCCAGCATGATGAAAAGATGACTGCCTTTTTCAGCCACAACTTCCGTGAAGATAGATGGCgcaaagctgctttaaaaaacgCTTTTGCTTTGTTGGGAAAACAACGCTTTGAACAatcagctgcatttttcttgctaGCAGGTTCACTGAAAGATGCTATAGAG GTGTGCCTTGAGAAAATGGAAGACATCCAGTTGGCTATGGTTATTGCTCGTTTATATGAATCAGAGTTTGAAACCTCTGTCACATACACCTCCATTCTTTATGAAAAGATTTTGGGTTGCAGTAAGGATGGAGCTGGGTTCAGCTGTACTAAATTGCATTCTGATCCATTTCTGAGAAGCATTGCATACTGGATAATGAAAGATTATACTAGAGCACTGGACACGTTATTGGAACAAACACCTAAAGATGATGATGAAAACCCAG TTATCGTCAAGTCATGCAATCCTGTGGTATTCAGTTTTTACAATTATCTTCGGACCCACCCATTGCTCATCCGAAGATACTTCAGCTCGCCAGAAGGGACTTTGGCCACCTTAGGTCTAAAAACTGAGAAAAGCTTTGTTGATAAAATTAATcttatagaaagaaaattattcttcacTACTgcaaatgctcattttaaagtGGGCTGCCCTGTACTAGCTCTTGAAGTCCTTTCCAAAATTCCTAAAGTAAGAAAAAAGTCTACTGTAGCTGCAGAGAAAGATTCATCTAGTCCTCCAATACAGGCTGGTGTTTCAGATTCCAAAGCTCTAAGAGATGGTGCTGGAAGTGGTGATACAGACTGGTCAAAGCCAATTTCGACTTCCTTTGCTTTGGAGAATACTGTTGAATCTTCAGCACAATTTGACTGGAGTCAACCAGCAGTAAAATTTGATGATGAGCCACTTACTCTTGATTGGGGTGAAGACAAAAATGGGTCAGACGAGGAGGACAAGGATGTTGGTATAATGATGAAAAACTCAAAATCTGATTCTAAGAATGAAGAAGATGACGAAAGAACCTCAGACACTAACATCCCACAAACACCACATGGGGAGATTTGTGATGCAGGAGACACTGAGGTTGATGTTATTGCTGAACAACTGAAGTTCAGAGCCTGTTTGAAGATACTTATGACTGAACTGAGGACTTTGGCTACAGGTTATGAAGTAGATGGAGGAAAGCTAAGATTTCAGCTGTACAACTGGCTTGAAAAAGAGATTGCTGCTATGCATGAAATATGCAACCATGATGCAGGGGGCAAAGACTATTGTAAAACATATACCAAAGTAAATGGGGATCTACTTGATCACGATGATATTATGGATAAGCCAGATATTTGTTCGTATGAACGGCACCAGATAGAAAGACGTAGGTTACAAGCAAAACGAGAACATGCTGAAAGACGAAAGTGGTGGCTGCAGAAGAACCAAGCTCTTCTAAGAGTTTTTCTGAGTTATTGTAGTCTTCATGGGGCACAAGGTGGTGGTTTAGCATCTGTAAGAATGGAGCTGAAGTTCTTGCTGCAAGAGTCACAGCAG gaAACTACTGTAAAACAACTTCAGTCTCCACTTCCATTACCCACAACACTACCGTTGCTTTCTGCAAGCATAGCATCCACAAAAACTGTGATAGCTAATCCTGTGCTGTATTTAAACAACCACATCCATGATATTCTTTACACTATTGTGCAGATGAAATCACCACCACATCCTAATATTGAAGATGTCAAG gtgTACACACTTCATTCTTTAGCAGCTTCACTTTCTGCATCCATTTATCAAGCACTATGTGACAGCCACAGCTACAG TCAAACAGAAGCAAATCAGTTTACAGGGATGGTTTATCAAGGACTGCTTTTGAGTGATCGACGCAGACTGAGGACAGAAAGTATTGAAGAGCATGCAACTCCAAACTCATCACCTGCTCAGTGGCCTG gtGTAAGTTCACTTATAAATCTGTTAAGTTCAGCTCAGGATGAAGATCAACCAAAGTTAAACATCTTACTTTGTGAAGCTGTTGTAGCTGTCTACCTGAGTCTCCTTATACACGCCCTTGCAACCAATTCATGTAATGAATTATTTCGACTAGCAGCCCATCCTTTGAACAGTCGAATGTGGGCTGCTGTTTTTGGTGGAGGAGTGAAACTTCTTGTAAAACCTCGAAGGCAGTCAGAAAATATTCCAG CACCACCTCTTCCATCAGAAGAAATGGATAAACATCGCCGTCGTTTTAATATGAGAATGCTAGTGCCAGGAAGACCCGTAAAAGATAGCACTGTACCACCACCTGTACCTGCGGAAAGACCCTCTTACAAAGAAAAGTTTATCCCTCCAGAACTCAGCATGTGGGACTATTTTATGGCAAAG CCATTTCTTCCTTTATCAGACAGCGGTGTTATATATGATTCTGATGAAAGCATTCACAGcgatgaggaagaggatgatgCTTTCCTCTCTGATGTACAGATCCAGGAACACAAAGATGCCAATTCTTACAG CTGGGCTCTTCTGCATCTGACAATGGTAAAATTAGTTCTGCACAATGTTAAGAACTTCTTTCCCATTGCTGGTCTGGAATTCACTG aTCTGCCTGTAACATCACCATTGGGCATTGCTGTAATAAAAAATTTGGAACACTGGGAGCAGATTCTTCAAGATAGAATGGACCAGTTTGAAGGCCCACCACCAAACTACATCAATACTTATCCTAGTGACCTTGGTGTAGGTACAGGACCAGCTATTCTCCGCAATAAAGCAATGATTGAACCTGAAAACACACCATTCAA ATCAAAGGATTATTCAGCTCTTCCAGCAAAAAGGCTCTGGCACTTTCTTGTGAAGCAAGAACTTCTTCAGGAGACTTTCATAAGATATAtattcacaaagaaaagaaagcaaagtgaG GTTGAAGCAGATCTTGGCTACcctggaggaaaagcaaaaatcatTCACAAAGAATCAGATATGATAATGGCATTTGCCATTAATAAG GCAAACAGCAATGAAATTGTTTTGGCATCCACACATGATGTTCAAGAACTTGATATTTCAGCTCTACTGGCTGCTCAGTCATTTATATGGATCGGGGAAGAATATGACAGAGAGTCCAAAAG TTCTGATGATATTGACTTCTGTGGTTCTACCACAACACTAACTCAGTCAACTGCACCGTCTTTTGGAATGAATCAGATACAACCATCTTCATCTATGCCATGGTTAGGCAGTGGTCAAACTAGCACTGGAGCTGGCGTG cttattaaaagaaatctgaataaCGTCAAGAGAATGGCTTCACATCCAGTCCATCAGTATT ATCTTACAGGAGCACAAGATGGTAGTGTTCGAATGTTTGAATGGACAAGGCCACAGCAATTGGTATGCTTCCAGCAGGCTGGGAACGCCAGGGTTACAAGAATGTATTTCAATTCCCAGGGCAATAAG TGCGGTGTTGCTGATGGTGAAGGATTTCTAAGTATTTGGCAAGTAAACCAAACCACCTCAAATCCTAAGCCCTATCTG agTTGGCAGTGCCACAGTAAAACCACAAGTGACTTTGCATTTATAACCTCTTCGAGTCTAGTTGCTACATCGGGACAGTCCAATGATAACAG aaacGTGTGCCTCTGGGACACTTTGGTTTCATCTGGTAACAGTCTTATACACG CCTTCACTTGTCATGATCACGGTGCCACAGTACTTCAGTATGCACCTAAACATCAACTGCTAATTTCTGGAGGTAGGAAAGGATGTATCTGCATCTTTGACATCAGACAGAGGCAGATCCTTTACAACTTCCAAGCACATGAATCAGCTGTTAAGGCCCTTGCACTGGATCCTTCTGAGGACTATTTTGTTACAGGGTCAGCAGAAGGTAACATGAAG GTGTGGAGACTGACTGGCTATAATTtaattcattcatttaaaaatgaacatgCTAAGCAgtccattttcagaaatattggTGCTGGTGTCACCCAGATTGAAACTGTGCAAGGCAATCGTATCTTCTCCTGTGGAGCAGATGGCACGCTGAAAATGAGGGTTCTTCCCAATGCTTTCAATGTACCTTCAGGCATTTTTGACATTCTGTAG